One Glycine soja cultivar W05 chromosome 7, ASM419377v2, whole genome shotgun sequence genomic window, tatattaaatagaaaatcaaaactcattcctatttaatttattattattgttgaatacatttatatttcaaaatttaacctCTTCTCTTATCATATTATAAACAACAAGTTTAATTTATGCACATTAATATACTAAATTTACACTATATATcggtcaataaaaaataatcaatcatcgttaatataatttatatttttatgaatttatcatatataataatttataattatctgataatataaatttttttccatGTCAGTATATTTACTCAAACAATTATAAGGAGACTAGCTAGATAAACGTTACACGGTCAGACAGTCAAAGTATATAAAGATATATTAAagattttaggaaaaaaaatcggtgcattaatttttttttttgaaacgtatgaaaattaatttccaaACGGGACTATgggaaaaaacaaataaattcatCTAGATGAAGTCCACTATCAAAAAAGagtttaaaagaagaagaaaaaaaaaagaccaatCGGAAAATTTACAATGCATTTTCCCCGAAAGCAGAAACAAGTACATTCCTCACTTGGGCTTTTCTTCCTGGGCCTACAATTTCTTCgtctcaacaaaaataaaacactttttttttaaaaaaatattgtgtcgCCTTCAACCAACTCCAAAAAATACTCGcaacaaaagtataaaaaggAGAGGCTGGCGTGGAACAAAACAAATCTCgaataacaaaatacaaaattcagACACAATAGTCACAACAGCAACAAGCGCATCATCGAAGTGTCTTTTCTCCCTTCTTTCCCTCACTTTCAGGTATTCCATTCCTCCTCCTCTCTGCATGTTTCTTACCATTTcccaaatgaaattaaataaaacaaaacatcgTTGAGGCGGTGCTTGCATTTCAGCTCttagtttttgaaaatgaaactgAAAACTGTCTATAATTCTTGGTTTTGATTTTatgtttctctctatttttttaggGTTTAATTATGTGGTATAGATATTTCAGTTTGAGAAGGATTGAGGGCTAGGTGAATGTCGTTGTTGTGTGTGTTTGAATTGAGGttgttttgttataattttagtttcaattttttggtTGTGGTAGGAAGATTACAGAGATATGAGTTCTCAAATTCGGAGAGAAAGAAGGGAATGGTCCAGGGTTCCACCACAAGGTGCTACTCGTCAAGAATGGGTCCCCAGAGgggctgctgctgctgctgcgtCCACCAATGTCGCTCAGCCATCAAATTTGCATTCAAACAACAATGCTGATGCTGGTTCTTCCAATCTAGGGGTGGCTGTTGCTGCTCCGTCCGTGAGTCGCAGTAGAAGCAACAATCATGGGAATGATGTTGGTTCTTCCAATCAAGGGGTGGCTGTTGCTGCTCTGCCGGTCAGTCGGGGTAGAAGCAACAATCATGGGAATGATGCCGGGTTTTCCAATCAAGGGGTGGCTGTTGCTGCTCTGCCGGTGAGTCACGGTAGAAGCAACAATCATGGAAATGATGCCGGGCCTTCCAATCAAGGGGTGGCTGTTGCTTCTCCGCCGGTGAGTCACGGTAGAAGCAACAATCCTGGGAATGGTGCTGGTTCTTCCAATCAAGGTTTGGCAGTTGCTGCTCCGCCGGTGAATCGTGGTAGAAGCAAAAATCATGGGAAAGATTCTGTCTCTTCCAATCAAGGGGTGGCTGTTGCTGCACTGGGGAGTCGTGGTAGAAGCAACAATCATGGGAGTCATTGGATGGAAATGGAAAAGGATAAGGGGAGCAGGAGTGGGAGTCAGGTGGAGAAGGGATTGAGAGTGGGAGTCAGAGACTCTAGTTTGCCTCAATTGGTGCAAGAGATTCAGGAGAAGCTCATGAAAGGTACCGTGGAGTGCATGATTTGCTATGAGATGGTCCAGAGGTCTGTGCCGGTTTGGTCTTGCTCCAGCTGTTACTCTATCTTTCACCTGAACTGCATCAAGAAGTGGGCTAGGGCACCAATCTCAAGTGATTTGTCCTTGTCCGTGGAGAAGAATCACGAGCTTAATTGGCGGTGTCCTGGTTGTCAGTCTGTGAAATTTACCTCTTCAAAGTGATTTTTTCTTGTAGTTCCTATTGTCTAAAGATACTTGGTTGTGGTAATCATGTCTGTAGTGAGATTTGTCATCCAGGAAGCTGTGTGGAATGTGAATTGTTACCTAGCCGGGTTAAGACATGCTGTTGTGGGAAAACAAGGTTGGAGAATGAACGCCAGAGTTGTTTGGATCCGATACCTACCTGCTCGAAAGTATGTGGCAAGCTGCTTCATTGTGGCATGCATAGTTGTAAAGAGGCATGCCATGTTGGGGAGTGTCCACCTTGTTTGGTTGAAGTTTCACAGAAGTGCTGTTGTGGCTCAACTTCCCGAACTGTGGAGTGCTATAAGACTATGATGGAGAATGAGAAATTTATGTGTGAAAAGTCTTGTGGGATAAAAAAGAATTGTGGAAGGCATCGATGTAGTGAAAGGTGTTGtccattttctaattcaaatcaTTATAATACCTTTAGTGGGGATTGGGTTCCTCACTTTTGTTCCATGCCATGTGGAAAGAAGCTAAGGTGTGGCCAGCATGTGTGTGAATGTCTGTGTCACAGTGGTCATTGTCCACCTTGTTTCCAAACAATCTTTAATGAATTGGCTTGTGCTTGTGGTAGGACTTCAATACCTCCTCCTCTACCATGTGGTACACCGCCTCCCTCATGTCAGCTTCCATGCTCAGTTCCTCAGCCATGTGGTCATTCAGTCTCACACAGTTGCCATTTTGGAGACTGTCCTCCTTGTTCAGTGCCTGTTGCAAAAGAATGTATTGGCGGGCATGTAGTTCTTAGAAACATACCTTGTGGTTCGAAGGATATTAGATGCAATCATCCCTGTGGGAAGACCAGGCAGTGTGGTTTACATGCATGTGGCAGAACATGTCACCCTCCACCTTGTGATAATCTATCTGGTGTTGTGCAAGGTTTCAAAGCACCATGTGGCCAAACATGTGGTGCTCCAAGAAGAAGCTGCAGGCACACATGTATGGCTCCTTGTCACCCTTCATCTCCATGCCCAGATATAAGGTGTGAATTCCCTGTTACAATCACTTGCTCTTGTGGCCGTATAACGGCAAATGTTCCTTGTGATGTTGGTGGTAGCAGTAGCAATTATAATGCTGATGCCATACATgaagcttccattattcaaacATTGCCTGTACCTCTTCAACCAGTTGATGCAAATGGCAAGAAAGTTCCCCTAGGACAAAGAAAGCTGATATGTGATGATGAATGTTCTAAGCTGGAACGCAAAAGGGTTCTCGCGGATGCTTTTGACATTACTGCTCCAAATCTGGACTCTCTCCATTTTGGTGATAACTCTCTTTCTTCTGAATTGCTTTTAGATTTTTTCAGGCGTGAGCCAAAATGGGTTTTAGCTGTTGAGGagagatgcaaaattttagtaCTTGGCAAGACTAGAGGAACAGGAACTACACATGGTTTAAAAGTCCACATCTTTTGTCCCATGCTGAAGGAAAAAAGAGATGCAGTGAGGTTGATTGCTGATAGATGGAAGCTTGCAATCACTGCTGCCGGCTGGGAGCCAAAGCGATTTATTGTAATTTCTGTTACCCCAAAATCAAAGGCCCCGGCTCGTGTGATAGGGGTTAAGGGTACTACAACTTTAaatgtgcctcttcctcctGTATTTGATCCGTTGGTTGACATGGACCTGCGACTTGTTGTCTCATTTCCAGACTTACCAAGGGATACTGAAATTAATTCCTTGGTTTTGAGGTTTGGTGGCGAGTGTGAGCTTGTTTGGTTGAACGACAAGAATGCTTTGGCTGTTTTTCATGATCCTGCTCGAGCTGCAACTGCGATGAGGAGGTTGGATTATGCAACAGTTTATCAGGGAGCTGTTTTGGTTGCCCCGAATGCTGGGGCATTGGTGGCATCTTCAGCTACCAATGCCTGGGGAGGagctggggcaatgaaaggagGAGGAGCGCTGCCAGCATTGAAAGGTAACTCATGGAAAAAGGCTGTGGCTCAAGACTCTGGTTGGGAAGATTCTTGGGGTGGTGAAGAGTGGATTGCTGGTTCTGTGAATATCCAGCCATCTGTTTGGAAAAAGGAAGCACCTCTGGCTGCTTCTTTGAATCGTTGGAATGTCTTGGAGCAGGAATCGAGTTCAAGTTTGTCGTCTACAACTGTTAGAGCTGAAGTTTCTGGGAAGAAAACTGAAAATGCTGGTGAAGAAGGTGGCTCAAAGGAAGAGGAAAAGTTGGATGCAGCTTCTGAAGTAGTTGATGATTGGGAGAAGGCTTATGAATGAGGGCAAAAAATAGGCCTccttctgttaaaaaaaaatccgtATTGTTAGAAATTTTATCTTGTTGAAAAGTAGACATGAATGGTTAGGTCTCCTTGCCTTGTTTTATGAATTTTGGCAAGGTGAAGGTCATTTCGTTTCCTTATAGGTATATGTTTTAAACTCAAAAGTTATTAGAACAGTTGTACCCAGATTGAGCAACGGGTATCTACAGAAAAAATTGCATTTTGTAAATGCGCTGCAATGTTTAATCAAGTCCTTAAATCTTTGGATTGATTATCTGTTTGAAAATAAATCTAGTTTTGATTTCTCTTGATGGAAGAAAGTCATCATCACAGTTTCTGAAAGACTTCAACTGCCACAGCTTTTAGTCTAGAAGTATTCTAAGAACAATTTaggattatttttaatattcaaaaatGCTTTTAGACGTTTTCTGATAGCATAATTTAGGCCTTTCGTTAATTATTAGCAAGTAGTATcaagtaaattttttacatcCGTGCAGACCAAAAATGGAGTATGTTTAGGAAGTGTACTTGAGAGTGATTCAATCATGATATTTTACCAATATTGGttaagaaaaattatgatttcgtGTCAGTTAAAACTTTTAATCAAAGATCTTCATTCCAAAAGCGGAAAGCAATGGACAAACTACAAAGTTATGGATACTGCTAACATCATAAATActtcctttatcttttattgaactaaaaaaataccCTATTTGTGAGACAAAAGACTATAAATTCGTATAGTTCCAGCTTTGAGTCATCTGTTGCATGTTAACAGGATGATAATGGAAGCACTAGAGGCCAATGCGATGCGAGCAAGAATGTTTCTGATTTCTGAAAAGAAATTGCTTTAGCTAAATATATGCAGTAGCAGTAGTAATTAACTTATATATGCTTAAAAGTTCTTTTATATACTCATAAAATTCATCTTTAAGATTCATTTAAAGAGGTCGAGAATTATCATTCAGGTAAATAAACTTACGGATCCGGATTATCATTCAACtaattgagaagaaaaagaaaatattgggTTCCAGTATATATATAAGCGATGAGGATTTTCGTCTCTCCaagtttttaaaacttattcatTACATGTTTGATGATGTATAGTATTGTAGATGGTATTCTGGTAGGGAAATTCCAACCACAACTGTGTCCTCAATCTATACATAAACAAGTGATGATATTTATAGAGGAAGAAAACATATAATTAAGCAGCATTAGAATTGATCCTATTATGTTAAAATCGTAGAGTTTAGCCTTGGCATTTCAAGGACTTGCATCAACATCTGGCCTATGCTTAGGACAGCATGcttgaggaggaggaggaggggaaGGAAATTTGTACCTGCCAATATTTCAGTAAGTTCTTTGTCAGGCTTAAAGTCAAACTATAGTCACCACCTTTTAAACTGTTTCAGCTAATTAATTAGTCGTTACACAATTATGACATATTTACCTGGCTGCAATGGAGGGATGGAAAAGCATAAGCAGCAAGCAGAACAAGCgcagaagaaaatataaaaacccCATGGATGTCTAGGATTAGAGAAAAGTACTCGCAGATCAAGGTTGTGACTTGTGATAGACGATGAAGCTTATCTTCTATGTTAGATATATATAGAGCCATGCTTGAAGTATTATATTAAGTGcaatatatttcattatataCAATCTAATATACGAGTGactaataaaaatgaatttaaaatatataagttatgtaagttttttaaaaaagttatataatttttaaaaatatttacatcatattaattttttattaatagtatataattttataacctAAATTTTATCATGTCactcaaatataaaaatgaccCTTTTACTGCATATCGTATGCCCTCGCACACATTGGCTTGTAGTCAATGGTGGCTTATTCTTTCAACTAGCACTCACAAACTCTTAATTAATTGCCTATAGGgattagaataaaaagaaaaattctaagagaaaaaagaggagCTGTTAAAATGGCTGCCTTCCAATTGGGAGTGAGGCTTGAGGGCAAGTTGGCTATGGCATGCAAAGTCTTTCTATTAGATTAGAAGATCTAATTTGTTTAGCCACGAAGTGCGTGTTGTTAATATTATGTCTAGTCATTGATGGGTCTTTGCTATataaagtgtgtgtgtgtgtatatatatatacactttatATAGTATCATTGCTGGATCCGGGAAGAAAGTGTGTCCATATCAAATGACCCAATTTACAATTTAATAGTTTCTGTTTCCAGCAAGTCCATAAATGATGATATTTTCTCGTTTCAGCAAAAGTGTTTCCACGAGACCTTGGAGTGGATCTTATTATGAACCCTAAAAAGGTATTGCATGCAGGTTCATCTCTCCAAAATTGGTGAAAATCGGTTAAGCTGCCTAATGTTTAAGTTGAAAAGGAATGAAAACTTGAAACgagtttataaataatttatctaaatttaaatgTATCTTATAGCTAGTATCATTAAACCATGCTATATACTAGCTACTTCGCAGGGGCATAGGCATATCTGCATTCTAAATATCAAAATACATTCAATAAGAATTTTTCTAACACTTTTTTTACAAGTTATTAACAATTCCAACAtactttgtttaatttatttcactttttttttaatttctaaaagtgCTAAAACAGTAAGGTACCCTAAATACTACCGGGCATATATAGTACCAATGATATATTGGAGCTGTCAACTAATCTCACTTGCAACTTCGTACTCAACTAGTCTCTAAGTGATCTTTATAAGGAAGATTTCTCACCAATGAAACAAGTAGCTTTAGGGAGATTCAAACACACTCATAATAAAAATGAGAGTTTGGACCGGATTTTTAACTACATGTGTTATTTCACTGAGTTGTTTTATTTCTAGatctcatattatatatattatatatatagagtgATCAAAAGTGCCCCAGATTAGGCCAGGCCCCTAGCAAACaactactaaaaaaacattGAGCAAAAACAAAGGTGAACATGAGGCATGCGCAAGTAGCTAAGCAATATGCAGGACAAGAAAATGGAACAGGATTAATTAATTGCTTGGCTTTAACCATGGAGATATTGGTCTGTCGTCTATGAGCCTTCAACGatcttttattcaaaaataatatcatatatgTTAGCAAGAATTAAGACATTTCATCTCAGTAATTGTCAAAACAATGTATGTAAAAGAAGCAAAACATCTCTAGCTCGTACAAAAGAATCCATGACTTGAGTCTTGAGTAGCCTACTTTCATCACCTTTGTTTTCTCTAATGATGTGGCTCTGGACTTTTTTACCAATTGGATGTAACGCTTTTTTTCACAtgggataatttttaatttattttttaaaagaaggtAAGTTGTGttatcactttaatttttttaaccgaAATCATAAGTAATTTTAcaatttcaatataattttttatacgaCTTCaaagttgttaatttttttttcttttacaattttaaaatatttttttatggattatgactttaaaattgtaattctttttttttcacactatttttttgtttatattttatttttttgttttgaattttttaaaaattataaacaattttatttatttaattattaaataaatatttttaattttacttgttattagttttatttaatatgttgtatatttttatgattttatttaatatgttatatattttttaattttattttatttaaaatatattatatttttttaatatagtttgTATATTTAAGATTTAGATAATTTGATAATTGTTGATGTTGAAGGACATAATCATGCTAACTGTCCATAAAAACAAATAGATGATTAAtatagtttctatttttttgtttctccttaatttttattattcattttatattaatgtattatgttgtttttaatttaacaactatttttattactaaattattacatgtttttaatagcacaaaataaataattcagcatcataaattataacttaatattagtaacaattttttcatatttagttcaaattttagtttttaaaatttaaatatttaaaataaaacaaatattcaaaaaatatattaaatgtcattaagttatttttatatttcatttaaaaaaaaatcaataacattattaaaatattatctaaattttaaatatacaaaatatattaaataaaacaatattaaaaaaatatagtatattttaaataaaaaaacattaaaaaaaatatataacatattaaataaaaccataaaaatatacaacatattaaataaaactaataacaagtaaaattaaaattatttatttaataattaaataaataaaattatttaaaattttaaaaaattgaaaacaaaatagaatgtaaacaaaaaaatagcgtgaaaaagaaagaactacgacTTTGAAGTTGTAGTCCAAAAAACAGAAATCTTACGGCTTTGAAGttgtaaaagcaaaaaaaaaaaaaaaaaacttataactttaaagttataaaaaaaaaattacactaaaatttaaaattatttattattttgattaaaaaaattaaagtcataaTAGATATTATGATTTCTTTTTACTGAGAGGGTTGGTGTtatgatttatctctttttaaaaaataatttaaaaatcatcgcatttaaaaaaaataaaaaaaaaataaaaattacacccAATTATTAAAAAAGCCGTAATTCTGCCATACATTTTTATTTGGACACGCTAGCCAGATTATTCACTTTTAAAAGCCTTTTGAACCGATTTTTATCACTTTAAGCTTAACCTTTACGAAGAAGCCCCATTCAAAATCATTTGACGACAATCTTTTACTTTCtggttttatatttaataatttgttttattatttacgCAAATTGTCCATCAAACAAGAGATTATTTtcgtatttaattaaaataaactgaTTACATCATTTTACCCTGTATTCAATCAttgaatatatgaaaattttattaccTTTCATAGTATGGTTTATTTAAAAGTCATTtcgaagatttttttttctaattaattgataatataaaaaaatttatactgtcCTTATATTAAACTCATTCTAAAAGCCAAACACAATATCACTTGTCACTGTTGGAAGACACTGTTTGTGGTTACCTCTTTGACGGCTGGTGGGATCTATCATCTATGAATAGTGGAATACCCAACCTGAGCAGGTGGGCTATAACAACAGTTACTAGCATCAAGATGctcttttttagaattttttgaaTAGGTCTGAGATATTGTTATCTTATAAGTATTTTGAGCGTGTTGggtatagaaaatgaaaataaatatgaaaataaaaaaatatttaaattaaagtaaaatataaaaagtgtgaaatttatttgaaaCCTACActgttttttttcctccttttttcCTTTATCAAACACACGatgattatattttctttaaagaatttatatatccagaattttttacttttagatGAGATTATTTATAGTTAGAACTTTAAGTATTTTAAcaagagggcgagccctggtggaCTAATTATGATGTTAAATATTCTGTTTGGAGCCTAATCATACTTAAAAAGCTATTTAATTAACTCTtcctaataattttgattacataTGTTAAATCATTTAAATACTTAATTACAGTTTGCAGACATAACCAAAAATTAGATGAAGATTGAGACTACCAACGGAATAATAATAGTGCTGATCAAGAACAGCAAATTAAGTATAGCATCCATATAGGATTTCAATTTGAAACTGCAAATGGGCATAGCTCCATTGGTGCATTTGATGTACTGATATTCTGAACCAACTCTGCCTGCTCATATATATGGTCCTGCTCGAGGACTCAGGAGCAGTGTCCGTACGCATATTCTAACATATATCTCGATAATTTTGGTGTACAATGAAAGGAGGAAAAGGATAAAAGAAgttatattgtttttatataatgatattattattgaaaaaaaagactACAACTCTTTTGTTTGgtttcataaaaacaaaaaatatatatatgtaagtaAATATATAACTTTATTTAACACTATTATTTATCTGATAAAgaattaatttactaaaaagATTGGCATATGAATAAAGTATAG contains:
- the LOC114420339 gene encoding NF-X1-type zinc finger protein NFXL1-like, producing the protein MTSSSVKNEDEEKGSLAGSSKTEIFRDSAKHSEDYRDMSSQIRRERREWSRVPPQGATRQEWVPRGAAAAAASTNVAQPSNLHSNNNADAGSSNLGVAVAAPSVSRSRSNNHGNDVGSSNQGVAVAALPVSRGRSNNHGNDAGFSNQGVAVAALPVSHGRSNNHGNDAGPSNQGVAVASPPVSHGRSNNPGNGAGSSNQGLAVAAPPVNRGRSKNHGKDSVSSNQGVAVAALGSRGRSNNHGSHWMEMEKDKGSRSGSQVEKGLRVGVRDSSLPQLVQEIQEKLMKGTVECMICYEMVQRSVPLAVSWLSVCEIYLFKVIFSCSSYCLKILGCGNHVCSEICHPGSCVECELLPSRVKTCCCGKTRLENERQSCLDPIPTCSKVCGKLLHCGMHSCKEACHVGECPPCLVEVSQKCCCGSTSRTVECYKTMMENEKFMCEKSCGIKKNCGRHRCSERCCPFSNSNHYNTFSGDWVPHFCSMPCGKKLRCGQHVCECLCHSGHCPPCFQTIFNELACACGRTSIPPPLPCGTPPPSCQLPCSVPQPCGHSVSHSCHFGDCPPCSVPVAKECIGGHVVLRNIPCGSKDIRCNHPCGKTRQCGLHACGRTCHPPPCDNLSGVVQGFKAPCGQTCGAPRRSCRHTCMAPCHPSSPCPDIRCEFPVTITCSCGRITANVPCDVGGSSSNYNADAIHEASIIQTLPVPLQPVDANGKKVPLGQRKLICDDECSKLERKRVLADAFDITAPNLDSLHFGDNSLSSELLLDFFRREPKWVLAVEERCKILVLGKTRGTGTTHGLKVHIFCPMLKEKRDAVRLIADRWKLAITAAGWEPKRFIVISVTPKSKAPARVIGVKGTTTLNVPLPPVFDPLVDMDLRLVVSFPDLPRDTEINSLVLRFGGECELVWLNDKNALAVFHDPARAATAMRRLDYATVYQGAVLVAPNAGALVASSATNAWGGAGAMKGGGALPALKGNSWKKAVAQDSGWEDSWGGEEWIAGSVNIQPSVWKKEAPLAASLNRWNVLEQESSSSLSSTTVRAEVSGKKTENAGEEGGSKEEEKLDAASEVVDDWEKAYE